Within Ictalurus furcatus strain D&B chromosome 3, Billie_1.0, whole genome shotgun sequence, the genomic segment TGGTGAAAACAGTAGTCTTGAATGAGTCATCATTAACTGATATTTACAGGTTTATGaagtagaggtcgaccgatagtggattatACCAATAACTAATTTGGGccgtacctgccgataaccgattaatcaattgatagtttttaaaattgatactgaatgaaaacataacactcaaagtaaaatattgctgaactttattacaaaaataaacattactgacttaccatgaaaatgtactgtactttttaaaatgaaataaatattattatatttatgtattaattattaataaagatatatagccaaactgaaccaaaaagtaacactccaaataacaaataaaaatagagacacccaaaataaatatatattttaaaaaaaccccacttttaataaaacaacaaaattagtcagtgatagtttttatttcacctctagaggctgcTCCCGTAatgtataatgacagcagacCCTGCCGTTATACATGATGcaaaccgggaaaaactatcagtGTAGATGTTTGCTGGTAATTGATTGTTCCAGCAAGCGGTTATCAGTGACGATTAATCAGCAAAACCAAtcaatcagtcgacctctaTTAGGAAGTGCTGTATTGCATTTGCTCTGCCTCTATCATAGTGTGTGTTGTGAATGGACTGGTGAAACATAATAATCAAACGTGTAAGATTTAACCTGTTTCACTCAGACTTCTGTGGTTACAGTTTAACAGCGTTGAAtaggtacatttttaaaaaacctattcaacactgaaaaaatgtaaaaggtgAAATTTTTGTTGATGCTATTTTGTATTACTGAATATTCTTATGCATTATTGATTAAATTAGGATTACAATatgacagggtgtgctgttaaaaGAAAGCACTATAACTATCGGGTGGTGTGATATTCCATTAATTGCATGTCAtatgttttatctgtttatcgTTACATTTAATGGTGTAGAATGAGACATTAGTTTTTATCACatataacagctataaagagtcattccctcaccagtctcacttttttccccagtttGTCATTTTGTGCAAAGCCCTCTCTGTACTGAAGACGTTCCTCATTtagagctttacctctgactgctctaaagtgccgacactggagactccttgcataaatgctaaatgaacATCCTCAACACATGAATGATTAGACACAATTTAATACAAAACTGCAAACTACAGTCAGAACGGTGCTGTTAATTCTCTAACACCTTCCAatgaatcagaatcaagaattcagcagtgctgtggtgtaatattACTGGATGTGCAAAAAGATTCAATATGAATTACTGAGTAGTCCTATTTAAAGCACATGAAGTTATTTTACGAACATTTCCGCTTCCACAGtgctttattgttttgttttcaaaatactAGACACAACTCCTATCTGCATTCACTGTAGAAGAGTAGTGGAATTGTATGAGCATAATAGACACGCATGACCTAATTTCATTGTTATTCTTTTTGCAGTACGTTTGTCTGCCCTACAGAAATCATAGCATTCAGTGACAAGGCTAATGAATTCCATGATATCAACTGTGAGGTGGTGGGTGTGTCTGTGGACTCTCACTTTACTCATCTGGCCTGGACCAACACCCCTCGAAAGGTAGAAATgacactaataataatgaataatgctCTTTTTAAGTAAAACACTGGTTTTGTGTCCAAGTGAGCTTCAGGAGAGAAATAGCTGAGCCAAGTGATAATCCTCTGGTTGAACTTTGGCCTCTTCCTTGTTTGCCTGTAGAGCGGAGGACTGGGAAATATCCACATCCCCTTGCTGGCTGATCTCAACAAGCAGGTCTCCAGAGACTACGGAGTCCTACTGGAGGGGCCAGGAATAGCACTGAGGTAGTTTATCATGcttgttaaataaattcattgtttagaaaattgtatgcaactacaaattgtattattttaattattgtattttataaaaaatattccaTATAAAATACGTTGGGGGTAATAAGTATTTGGGCACTTTTTTCCAAAGGGGGgatgcacagtggcttagtggttagcacgtttgcctcacacttctgGGGTTGGGGCTTTGAGTCCCCTCTCCacactgtgtgcacagagtttgcatgttctcccagtgcattgggggtttcctccgggtactccggtttcctcccccaacgcaaagacatgcgttgtaggcttactggcatctccaaattgtccaaagtgtatggatgggtgtgtgaatgtgtgtccaattgtgctctgcgatgagTTTGCGTACGGGGATACGGGATGTCCCCCTGCCAAGTGCCCTAAGTCCCTgtgatacagaaaatgaatggatataCTTCAGTActtcaaatgtacacacacgtCTTTTGActtgtaaatatgaacaaaagtaTGTACTCATAAGCAGaaacaaatgtttatataaaaaactgtttttaactATAAGATGCTTTTCCATTAACTGAATCTATCTCCATGTAGAGGGCTGTTTATCATCGATCCCAATGGCATCATCAAACACATGAGCATCAACGACCTTCCAGTAGGCCGCTCTGTTGAAGAGACGCTGCGCCTCGTTAAGGCTTTCCAGTTTGTGGAGAGCCATGGAGAGGTTTGCCCGGCCAGCTGGACCCCAAAATCACCCACGGTaaacatttgattaaaaaaaaacttcagaaaGGTTTGAAATTGCTACTTAAAAAATACAaagctgtgttttgtgtgtcatttctAAATGGTTTCTTTGTATTTCAGATAAAGCCAACTCCAGAGGGGTCTAAGGAATACTTTGAAAAAGTCAACTGATGTCCTGAAACTCAAATTTGCTTCTAGTAGATCATACCACATAATGCTTAGTTTGACTTGGAATTGCACTACCCAAATACATCAACAGAAAATTATTTCAGTGATCTGTATAAAACATGAGCTGATTTGTTAGTGCTGTTGCTatgtatacaaataaaagtgacACTGTCTGGTGTTGGTGAACCACTACAGTTTTTCCAAAAAGctaatgtttattatattcTATTACACTTTCTAGTCAGAAGACGACATAAGCTAGGTGATTATACAATCTTGAACTATCCAGTTTAGGTGagctgtagcttcagattctaTGATTGGGTACAGGAGCGATACCctgttctgctgttgtagactTACTGTCTCAAGGTTATGGCATGTTgggtgttctgagatgcttttctgctcacagttgtagcttttttattatttatttatttatttatttattttttaaaaaaagttgttcaagtcacttcctgtcagcttgaaacA encodes:
- the prdx3 gene encoding thioredoxin-dependent peroxide reductase, mitochondrial — translated: MEVIQATHVYIQYESSKDFRMCHVMLRSRRTAQSVRTFDAQTAAHSHTFKMAAIVGRLLRTSATRAAVSALRSGPSLTTAAAPRACFSISTAKWAAAVTQHAPHFKGTAVHNGEFKEISLDSYKGKYLVLFFYPLDFTFVCPTEIIAFSDKANEFHDINCEVVGVSVDSHFTHLAWTNTPRKSGGLGNIHIPLLADLNKQVSRDYGVLLEGPGIALRGLFIIDPNGIIKHMSINDLPVGRSVEETLRLVKAFQFVESHGEVCPASWTPKSPTIKPTPEGSKEYFEKVN